In Rutidosis leptorrhynchoides isolate AG116_Rl617_1_P2 chromosome 2, CSIRO_AGI_Rlap_v1, whole genome shotgun sequence, one genomic interval encodes:
- the LOC139889319 gene encoding uncharacterized protein gives MSLNLDEVSSEIKCRNFPENWIEKIWGNNGHKFAVKNSKGNLGGILTVWDTKIFTANHFVERESFIAVKGKWKSAGTDLILINIYGPHTDEGKKKMWDELNDVMSNDNSMWILMGDFNESGFELPPEVVISLCPLGVKWAGVGEQDHCPIILKDCIVDFEPKPVKIFDEWLKHKEAHDIIKKAWEIKLNSYKPDCIFRDKLKNVKLELRKRFSTSQCILKAEIEELTKAINEWEIKAETSNPDENSRQQWIRNRETLMLKEKSQSEMLKQKLRFKWALEGDENSSFFHSVIRRRQHKNNIHGANIAGTWSTSPSDIKAEARSHFLSLLQEAGSAKYKLSDWDGTKIDAQMADNLEIMFNEQETLAAIKSCSYNKAPGPDGFNLSFYTKYWEIIKDDLLNALNWFWKSGFGAKWIKWVLSCLNSTSISVLVNGSPTDQFSPKRGVRQRDPLSPFLFIITSEGLNYLLNVAINKKGRSGK, from the exons ATGTCCCTGAACCTTGATGAAGTCAGCTCA GAAATCAAATGTAGAAATTTCCCAGAAAACTGGATTGAAAAAATATGGGGAAACAATGGACATAAATTCGCTGTTAAAAACTCTAAAGGAAACTTGGGCGGAATCTTAACTGTTTGGGACACAAAGATTTTTACTGCTAACCATTTTGTTGAGCGTGAATCCTTTATTGCGGTAAAAGGAAAGTGGAAAAGTGCAGGTACCGACTTGATCTTAATTAATATTTATGGTCCTCACACCGATGAAGGAAAAAAGAAAATGTGGGATGAATTAAACGATGTTATGAGTAACGATAACTCAATGTGGATTCTAATGGGAGATTTCAATGAG agtgggtttgaattaccacccgaagtggtaattagtTTGTGTCCATTAGGCGTTAAATGGGCAGGTGTTGGCGAGCAAG ATCATTGTCCGATCATTCTGAAAGATTGCATTGTAGATTTCGAACCTAAACCCGTTAAAATCTTTGATGAGTGGCTAAAACATAAGGAAGCACACGACATAATCAAGAAGGCGTGGGAAATCAAGCTAAATAGCTATAAGCCTGATTGCATTTTTCGGGACAAATTAAAAAATGTCAAGCTCGAACTGCGAAAACGGTTCTCCACATCACAATGCATTTTAAAAGCTGAAATTGAGGAATTAACAAAAGCTATTAACGAGTGGGAAATCAAAGCTGAGACATCAAACCCGGATGAGAACTCCAGGCAACAGTGGATAAGAAACCGCGAAACACTTATGCTTAAAGAAAAATCACAAAGTGAAATGTTAAAACAAAAATTGAGATTCAAGTGGGCTCTAGAAGGAGATGAAAATAGTAGCTTTTTTCACTCGGTTATTCGTAGACGACAACACAAAAACAACATTCACGGTGCTAACATAGCGGGTACATGGTCAACATCCCCTTCGGACATCAAAGCTGAAGCAAGATCACACTTCCTTTCATTATTACAAGAGGCAGGATCAGCCAAGTACAAATTATCCGATTGGGACGGTACCAAAATCGATGCTCAAATGGCAGACAATCTGGAAATAATGTTTAATGAGCAGGAAACGTTGGCAGCCATCAAAAGTTGCAGCTATAATAAGGCCCCGGGACCAGATGGTTTTAACTTGTCTTTCTACACCAAGTATTGGGAAATCATAAAAGACGACCTCTTAAACGCGTTAAATTGGTTCTGGAAATCAG GTTTTGGGGCTAAATGGATAAAATGGGTCCTATCTTGTCTTAACTCGACCTCAATATCCGTTCTTGTTAACGGATCTCCTACCGACCAATTTTCCCCCAAAAGAGGAGTTAGACAACGTGATCCATTATCTCCGTTTCTTTTCATTATCACTAGTGAGGGTTTAAACTACCTCCTTAATGtggccattaataaaaagggtagaAGTGGGAAATGA